A single window of Planctomycetia bacterium DNA harbors:
- a CDS encoding winged helix-turn-helix domain-containing protein has product MNKKLKVGAAELKLPEKKVKGDKKPSWKVKTGSTNGKKSQVETPESVGKTEPTSPPEPTDAATLATSPNAGVVESATAEEVAITNETVESAGNVPEPPEEPDTKKPRKLKVKADIKPKKLSMIAAALQVLKARKVAMTCPELIDVMATEGLWVSPGGKTPANTLFAAISRDIKDKGKASAFRNTDRGRFEAVLQLAKRKRPSRHKGTAPRSMPSVSYQTIRGYLEPRRGRD; this is encoded by the coding sequence TTGAACAAGAAACTGAAAGTTGGGGCAGCGGAATTGAAACTGCCTGAGAAGAAGGTCAAGGGTGACAAGAAGCCTTCATGGAAGGTTAAGACGGGAAGCACCAATGGCAAGAAATCTCAAGTAGAGACACCAGAGTCTGTGGGTAAAACGGAACCAACGTCGCCACCAGAACCAACGGACGCCGCGACTTTGGCAACATCTCCCAACGCTGGCGTGGTTGAATCTGCCACCGCCGAAGAGGTAGCAATTACTAATGAAACAGTTGAATCTGCTGGCAACGTGCCAGAACCACCTGAAGAACCAGACACCAAGAAGCCTCGCAAGCTCAAAGTCAAAGCGGACATCAAGCCCAAGAAACTGAGCATGATAGCTGCGGCGTTGCAGGTACTAAAAGCTCGCAAAGTGGCCATGACTTGTCCGGAGTTAATAGACGTGATGGCAACCGAAGGTTTGTGGGTTTCGCCTGGTGGCAAGACTCCAGCGAATACCCTCTTTGCAGCCATTAGTCGCGACATTAAAGACAAGGGTAAGGCGTCGGCGTTTAGGAATACGGATCGGGGGAGGTTTGAGGCGGTGTTGCAATTGGCAAAACGCAAACGACCCAGCCGGCACAAAGGCACCGCCCCTCGCTCAATGCCTTCCGTGAGTTACCAAACAATACGAGGTTACTTGGAACCCCGAAGGGGGCGTGATTGA